From the genome of Daphnia pulicaria isolate SC F1-1A chromosome 5, SC_F0-13Bv2, whole genome shotgun sequence:
GCCCATTGGATAAGTgtaggagaaggagaagaagaaagaatcgtGTCGTTAAATATCTAATCTATGGAACGTGGTGGAACGTCAACAACACATCGGCCAGGAATTCCAGCAATTCAATCGCTAAGGGGGGAAATATTAACGCTGGGCGGAATAATCGAATCGGGACGGCAATAAATAGTTGACGACGACAATTGATTAGCCGAATTCGTAGAGATCTAGTTCAGATGATTAGGCCTAACAGCACGTGATGTTCGCCGAATTGGCCAGCCAACGAGTTGATTGCCGTTTCCCTGGAAAATCTAGAATTCACGTGGGCCGTCGATTTGGCACACGCGGGGGCATCAATCGagtttgacctttaaccttcaCCGGGGCCagtaaaaaaaccaacaaaccaaattaaaaatagatCCAAACATTTGATTATTGCCGAGTTATTCACGGAATGAATGAAAAGACTCGGTGGAATATTTTGCGTGACTGGAATCAGGAGGCGTGGGCGTCGTTATACGGAACTTCCAGGACAACATTCCCGCCGTCCATTCTCATAATCGATGTGCTAGTGCTGGCCGTTGCCTTTTTTCCATGGGAAAATAAAGTGACTGGACGTGGATCTCGTCTGGACATCAAAGTCGGACactggaaagaagagaaaaactcaAGAGCCAATAACCTaaaaggcaaaagaagaaattaagaaaaaagggaataagaaAATAGTTTAAAAGGTTTTTCGGCCTCTtggacaaaaaagggaaaaataaaaagtggctGGGGGGATTGTGTGGGCGTCGGCTGGGCGTGGGCAGGGCACAGACGGGAATTTGCTGGTACCTACTACTAAAATATTAGCCTCCCCTACCCCCCTGGTGTATTGAGCACCAGACTTGTCTGCTGCCCATTTTCTCGGCTTTCTCTCTAATTTAGTCTCTCTGTACTACTCTCGCTGCTCCTACTGCTCCTACTGCTCCtgtgtaataataattccaagtTCATTCGTTTTACTTTGTGAGCATGTAGCTGTGCTCTTTGAAAAGTGAATCATGTCTAGCGCCGAGCGGCAGGGCCGGCCAATAGTCATCCTTTAGAGTTGCcatgtctgctgctgctgctgttgccggtggtggtggtgggcagCGCTGCTGgtagttgtagtagtagtagtcgtcgTGTGCTGGAGCGGCTGGCTGGGCTACGGGcgtgctcctgctgctgctgctgtatataAGTGACTGCGAGAGACGGACAGTCGGCCAGTCCACTCTTGAATCGGTCGAGTTGCAGACGCCAGTCTCTCCTCtcctttttccccccatttccatcacttgaattgaatttgaattgactttaattagaattaaagaaaaattctctttCGACCCTTTTTGGCCGTCCACCGATCGATAACTGGGCGAAATTAAAGATACGACGGGCCCCACCAAGTGCTGCACCATCAAACTCTCTCCCCACCCATCAGACACTCACACGTTTTGAatctttcgatttttttattccgtttGGTCAAATCGCACCCGCCGGTGTCGACTTGCATCCACCGCCCAGTCATTTCCAACGACTAAACGTTTCATATCCTGTCCGTCGCTGATTGACCCGTTTCCGATTCCGCATTTCTATCCAAAGTGTTTCGCCATTGGCCGTCGTTGATTTGACCTACATCAACTTGATCGACTCCTTAACTTTGTCCAATAGAATTCCGCCGCGGCCGAAATGCTCTGCAAAGTGTCGACGGGCAGCTGCCGAGATCGTCGGCCCAGCATCACTgccaccaccaacaacaacatgttGGCCACTATTGTCGTCGTGGTGTTGATGGGCGTTTGCTGGCCGGAGCAAGTGGCCGCCGCCCAACTGCACCACCACCAAACATCTGCCGGATCTTATCCGTCCAGCTACAACCTCAACAAGAATTTGAATTACAACGACCAAAAGTACAACCAACAACATCCGCATCGACACCAGCACCACCTCACCGATCGACAGCAGCCGACGCCGTCCAGCACGACCACCACCGGCTATCCGGAAGCGGCCGGCGACGGGATGGATTACGAGAACGAAGACAATTCCGACGGACACGGCAACAATTTCGTCAACGACGCCAGCAGCCGTGCTGATGGCTCCTTGTCTTCCGGCGCTGGCGGATCGTCATCGTCCGGCTCTTTGATGGGCCTCCTGCCCGAGCCGGGCTCCTACATCCCGTCCAATTGCACGTCGTGCATCCAGCGCGAGGAGCTGCGCCGCCGCAACTTGGAGGTCATCAAGGACCAAATTCTGAGCAAACTGGGCATGCAGCGGGCGCCCAACATGACGGGCCGTCTTCCGCCGCGCATTCCGCCGCTGGATCACCTCCTGGATCTCTACGGAATGCAGGGCGATGCCCCGCCGGCGGGTGGTCACAGCCGTGGCGGCCACaacagccaccaccaccaccagcagagcGACCAGGCCTTTCAAACGGGACCCGTTTAcgacgaggaggaggacgaTTTTCACGCCCGCACCGAAAAGGTCATCGCCTTCTCCCAGCACCGTAAGTTTAACatttcatccatccatccatttcTATTCGGTCAGGCTGTTGCCATGTTCAATGCGAAAGTGGTGGGAATAAGTCACCGGGTGGCGCACAATCGAAATGGGGAAATGTTGTGCAATCCAAATCCGGACGGGATTTCATCGGTCAAAAGTTATAGAGGGGCCTATAGTCGCGCAGTCATGTAACGAGGAAATGGCCAATCGACAACATCAATCGACGTTATATCGAATAAGATTTGGgagtttatttttagattttcgtCTCCTTCTATGACAGTCGAAACGCAATTCTATCGGCCGTCGCCATAGATCTTGGCCAATGCAATTCCTGTTGCcgctatttattatttataatttaaaaatagtaaaccTAATCCCCCGGTGTGACGTCATTTGGGTGCTGGTTCCATCCATCCGTCCATCCAGACACGTGCCACTGCTGATCTAATCAATTTATTGTTgtcgtttgtttttatttgaccGGCCGGTTGGGTTGCAGTGCCGCACGTGAGACAGGCCCTGAAGCGGACCGAGTCGACGACCACCAAAGGCATGGAGTCGATTTACTTTAAATTCTCCGACAAGGTGACGCGCAGCAGCAAAGTCGACAAGGCCCACCTGTGGCTCTACATCCAGAATCAGTTGCCCGGCACGTCGCCATCGTCGCAGCCCATCGTCCAGTCGCCCGGCAGCAACagtcaccaccaccaacaggCCCAGGTCATTAGCAAAACGGCCAGCGCAGCCAATAACGCCAGCACCGTCTGGATTTACATTTACAAAGTCGTCCGCGTTCCCGACGGTGAGTCGCCCGTCCTCAATCCCGTCCGCATGACCCGCGTCGCTTTACCGCCGCTCCTGGAACTCGTCGACAAGGTACCCGCCACCGGCAaacacaacatcaacaacaaccaacaacagcagagcGGCGGATGGGTCTCGTTTGAGGTCCGCAAAGTCGTAGCCGATTGGTTCCGGTGGCCGGAAGACAATCTGGGCCTGGTCGTCCACGCTGTCCACGGCGACCACGGACCTCCGCCGTCCTTTACCGTCGGTGGCCCGTCCACTCCGCCGCCGCAACCGTCGCCATCCAGCGCTGGCAAGCCCGTCCCGTTTATCGTCAACGATCACCTCCACGCCGACGGAGCCCTGGTAATGAATCAACTTTGAAtttgcatttgaatttgaatggaggagtttaatatttttataatttgtttGATATTAGATGCCATTTGTGGAGGTGGTGACGACAGACGGGCGTAAGCAGCGGACCAAACGGACGATCGGATTGAACTGCGACGAGACGTCGTCGGAGACGCGCTGCTGCCGCTACCCGTTGACGGTTGACTTTGTCGAGTTCGGCTGGGACTGGATCATCGCCCCCAAAAAGTACGAGGCCAATTATTGCTCGGGCGAGTGTCCCTACGTCTTTTTGCAAAAGTATCCGCACACGCACATCGTGCAACAGGCCAATCCGGCGGGCACGGCCGGCCCGTGCTGCGCCCCACGCAAAATGTCGCCCATCTCCATGCTCTACTTTGACAACGAGTTTAACATCATTCACGGCAATTTGCCCGGCATGGTCGTCGACCGATGCGGTtgctcttaaaaaaaagaaatggctcCGGCTTCCGGCCGTCCGTCCAGCCAgccggaaaataataaaaaaaaaggtagaagGAAGGACTTGGATCATTTGGACGAAATGATTGACTGACGTCCTTCCAGCCAAGGATGAATTTATAGGAGCGCAGTTGAGTTTATTATATCTAATATCTATTTCCACGAcacactcttcttcttcttctttaatttttaattccccCCTCAAATCCAATCCAGATTTTGTGTACATAGCAACCGAACCTGTTTTATCCCTCTGTTTCGCCGGCAATGACGTGACCCGTTaaactttctttttcaaaaaatgcaaCACCCGAAAATGTTGTAAGTTGTCAGTGCagcattttctattttgattcttttcctgATTTTGTCGTCGTCCCGAACAACACACGCAAGTCGTCGACACCTCTTGCCCGCGACACCTTCCCCCAATTGGAAATGATTTCCCccctctcatttctatttttaagtttttctctctcatctctTCCCCagcagccgagagagagaaaaagaaaacaagaagaggAACTGGTTCTGCGCTGGTCGAAATATATTAATAAGAATAACAATCAGAATATCAACTCGTCAATCAAAGCCACACACAATTTGAGACCAAAAAAGTCACGACAACAAACCAGAAGAGAAAACCAGTTGGATATTTTGgaacccaaaaagaagaagaaagaaagaagaagaacggtatacgttttggttgttttcgACACACGAGAATGGGAGtccgtcagcagcagcagcaggagcgacGAATAAGGAAATGATAATGAATTGACGATGGGCATCTCCAcagttaaagaagaagaagaacaagtccGGGGAGGAATAACCTCGCCTAGCTTGTTGTCCAGCAACTGacaatttgaaattcgaaTTTCGCCCAGCGCAGCTTCAGGCAAGGACGTCTgaataaattttccttttatatAATTCCAGCTCCTCTATCCATCCATCTATCGCTATAAATAATATCTACCAACAacactgttgctgctgctgctgctcgtatTTGTCTATACACTTATTATTCTTCTTGTAGAAATCATTTCACCAGCACGTCGTTATATTGCCATCAGATCGCCACCGCCGACCATCATCATGTCCAATCTTtcacttttcttgtttctttcttcttggaaAAAATTATCGATCAATTTCGTCTTGGCTTATTGTGACTTTATTGATTGTCCATCCGTGCGTGTCCgttgcttcactttcatttttgCGCTGCCAAATTATTTCCTGCCCCCTCCCAACTCGAAATTGATTGGGGACTGGGGGGgcgaatgagaaaaaaaaccgcCAATTTTTGCGCtttcaaatttcgttttttcgtcttttgtggtgttgttgttgttgttgttgttgttgtgtttccGGGTTGACATAATGCGGATGTGATAACAAGACTGTGACATATGTtcatctcttgtgtgtgtgtgtgtgtgtgtgtgatgtagTCGAAGAGAAAGTGATGTAGAGAAAAGATGATGAGAGAAAAGAACCAAGTTTGTGTATGCAGTTGTGCACCACCTGCGCGTCTTTTGATCGAGCGACGTCATCGATCACCGTTTTGTTCATCATCGttacatcatcatcgtcagctaataataatatgcaaacaaaagaagaagaagaagaagaagaatggtaGTACACGATGAAGGAGGGAAAGAGACGCGCACATCCTTGTTTGACTGCATTGTGATACCCAGTTGATTTTGATTATTCGCCCATTTTTCGTGCTATTCTTTTTTGGAATTATATTGACCTAACCTAACACGTACTACACTCTATTCTAGAGCGTTTATAAATAGATATTCATTCAAGTGCGTATTGTAGAGCCACCACCTTCatctttctttccccccccatCCAAACCCGATAAATCTGTTTGTTCGCAATGACATAATGTACAGTCCGCCCCCGCACTCGTTTgcctcttcttccttttcagcCCGTTTTCATTCATTTACTACACATAATTTTTGCCGGCAGACTCTTATCTTatccatttgtttgttttttaattgtgTGTGCCAATGCCATTGAATTGCCAACTATTTGATTGCCAACGACGAGCAAACCAaatgacgatgacgacgatgaaaaatagtaaaacacctttttttttaattttgcgcGCGCGCAGATGATGATGGGGAAATGATGAAATTCCGAGTCGCTTTGATTGTTGTTGTCCTGTCAGTGCATTTATTTACTCTGtcaaaaaaacaacttgaaatgatggaaaaacaaaaagaaataataaagaaatgacaaaaattCGAGACTAGTCCGCCTCTTATTCTTATCTCCAATTCATTATCAACTTTGGTTGTTGTCATCAAATTGGTCACCGGGCTAGAAGAACTACATGTCAGGGGAAGAGAAAATGATAACTCTGGTCGACGGCCAATAGGATGTGCAACTCTGCGGGCCGCATCGCCATTTCCGTTTGGCGCAATGACGCGCTTTATGGCGCTGATATGGCCAAAACTCTCAACTCAGACTTCTCTGCCGCGAGTTCACAGAGTGTATAGTTGGGCCGGCCCAAAAAAGCTCAGCACGGACAATAGAGAGAAATGTAACATTTCGGTCTTGGCCATTTGGCCGGTTGCCTGTGGAGGTGACTGGCTGGACAAAAAAACCCAGCCAGCACcaataacagcagcagcaggctgGGGGGATGAAGAAATCGGCACGAAGAGGCACGGCCAACAATGTCGAAATATCCAAGTCAAGGGGAAATTGCATCGACGTAATAACAATATTTAGATTCAATTCAACGTTTCCAAAATGGATGGACACACGTCAGTTAACCCCACGCCAAAAACAAgtctcgttgttgttgttgatgagaATCGATTGGAATTCCGTCCATCGGCAAGGTCGGTCATGTAACTCTCTGCTGGCATCCTCCGCTGCATATAACCAACTCCGCATCATCTCCTCACCAAGAAGAAAATCTGGCAGAGAAATCACTTCGACAAGGTCGTCCGACGCGATTCTTCTTGGGTTTTCTTGTGTTGCCTTTTGGCAATGAATTCACAATTTCACACCAAACTCCATTTTTGGGGGGTTGTTCTAATAATAATCGCAACGACACACCACCACATAATTGTCGTGGCAcatgccaacagcagcagagatgCCATCGCCCAGATAACGGCCAGTCAGAAAAAGGAGCACgcaacacattttctttttcccgtccAGCACcaaagacagcagcagcagcaacattcACCTCGATTTTACAACAGTATTTATTCgtggaaaaatataaatatacagTTTGGTCAAAGAGCTTCAAGTACTAGTGCACACACGCCAACAATCGAATTCTTCCAACACGTGAAAAACTTATCAAAGGGTGTGGCGCCGGGTGAAATAGACACACGCACAAGACCTTGCTGGTTTGTTTTTGGCTATTCCAAATCAACCACCATGactaacacacacaccaatGTCATTTGCAATTCCataatttcattccatttcagatgggaaaatttaaaaaaaaacaaacaatattttaattcCATTCGTTTATTGAGAAAAATGCTACAGCGCAATATCGTGAAAGGACAACCGTCGCggtcagaaattaaaaaaaacatatttttaatcCTCTAATTCAATCTCCCGTCCAATGCAAAAGCAAATTTTGAGACGGAAGATTTCATGGCAGACCGTGGAGGAGCCCCCCTCCCAATAATGCGCTTTGCTTtctcaaaaaattgaaaccacAGAAAGATAAAAGAGGAAAATCATCTGGCGCTTGGCcagtcaaaacaaaattctcgACATAGTAGtcgcacacaaacacacacaattaTAAGTGAACATGTGCAGCATCgaaatcaaagaagatggGAAGGCATTAGCctcagaggaaagaaaaaaaagggtcaaGGATATGagcaatcaaaagaaaatatgtaGAAATGTGGGAATTAGTCGGAGGAGGAGGCTGGCGATTTCGGTTTCAAGCTGCAAACATCTTGATCGCACGCAGCCGGAGAAGCGGCCGCCGGTCGTTGCTCGTCGGTTGACTTGTCCAGCATCAGCCCACTCAAATTCAAGGCCTGTACATGAAGAagttataaataaatacagaAAAACAATTACACGCGATGGAAATTGAAAACCAAAGTCGTTTGTTTAGCCGTGGCTTCCAAGAAACGAGTTACATTGAGCCCACAAATGTTTCAATAGGCCCTCCCGTCTATTTTCCCGATTCTCTTGTCTAAACAAAATTAAGATCAGATGGTGAAACGGTATCCCCCTGAGAGAGAGCAATGGGAAAGGAGAAGAGATTCTAGAGGACCTGTTTTGCCCATCAGAGTTATCGTTTCCCACCGCCATCAACGAGGCAATCAAAAGCGCAGAATCTGTGCTGGGCATTTCGGATGACATTCGATCCGGCATCGCTACGATTCGTTCCAATAAAACGGCTCCGTCAATCGGTTCACGACAGATGCCGGCGTGTCTTCTTCTACTACGGTACAGACACACGCAATTTGACGAGACTAGACGGGTCGGTCGCGGTCGGCGCTCTACAGGATTTACATgattaaaaacaaagaaatcaaaaaaacaaaaagaaagaaaagagtccAGTCAATTGAGAATCTACATGAGATATTCCAGCTGGACATGGACACACCTAACCCCATAAATGATGATCGATTGCATTTTCCTAAGAATCCAATTGtcttcccagctttccttgaTGTTGAATTGGgagatgatttttaaaattcctttccCTAATTGCCGGACTCGGATTTCTCGGTATTCAGTTGCACGAGGTTCAAACTGAACATCCAATTCCTTCCACAGCGCTGCTGGGAGCACGAAATGCATTTTACCGTTAAAAACAAAGGCACTCGGtcgaaatattcaaatgataTTTGGTTTCGTCTTTCAACTTGCGGCACTTGTCGATTACGACCCCCTCCCTCATCAATAATAAGCAAGCGGGTCGATACAAAGTTGTAATGCGGTTGAAATGGGAATCTCCATATCAGATACACAGTCACGAGCACGTCGcttcatcccccccccccgtaaATCGTGATTTCTCTGCCCATTTTTCAAGTCTAGATACTTttcgtttgaaaaagaatCCCACACAGCACATTGGACGCCATCTAGTTCAAACTCCTTTCACTCTGCGCcaaaattgacaaaaatcaAACATTCACAACGAACCTTGAGGATATCTTCATTAGCGGCGTGATCAGCAGGATTCTCTTGGACGAACGAATACAGCAACTTGCCTCCCTTGCCAACAACTACTAATCCTCCATTCTGGAATCCATCACCGCGTAAATCACCTCCTACTCCCCTTTCTTTGCCCTGCAAGAAGAATCAACAATGGATATCACGACCAAACCATTCATTTGGCAATATAACTGTATGAGACGTTACCAATGCTGCCTGGGAACGTGCGATGCGACTCAACAAAAGGCCAGGCAAACTCCAAATGGAAAAACGTTTGTATCCGAGGTCATTGAacgacttcttcttttcatctaTGTACAACTCTGTAGGcaattaaaacaattagaatTCATTTATTCGTATTTAGTAATTGAGACAAGTTTACTATTACCTCCAtcccaaaactttttttctacaaATTCCTCCACTCCCAACTCTTCCAGTCCGATCCCGACGAGTCGAACGTTCTCTTGGCTGAGGCGAGGACTGAGTAAACTCAACtcctgtaaataaataaaaataaatatgatgtgtttatctaaataaatatgTCTACCTGCGCGGCCAGCCTGCAGAACATTCACCCAAATCGCCTCATGAAGAAAATGACACTAGTTTGCTCTTGCCAGAAAGATCCAAGTGTCACTTGCTGCAATAAACAGTAAAAACAGATGAAtacattttaataatttaggAAAGAAGAGCTTaagaaaaaactgaaactGTCTTGGTTGTTTGGACAAGAATTTGCATAACACTGGAGGTAGGGAAACTATCTGCTCATTTACATAAGTGGATGCATGTCGATTGTCATTTGAAATCATATATTTAGGAACTTGATCTAAATCTACCAAGTCCAGCAGATAATatacaaattattttcataCCTGTTTTGATGGCCATTTGGTGACCAAGTTGACAGCTATTTTCCCCACATCCATGATTTGATTCTTCTCTTTCGGCATTtcgtaaaaaagggaaaagaataaaacagcTGCTCCGACTATTCCAAGTCTTTTCAAGGACAATGGAATATGGAAATTGTTCACGTTCATGTGCAATCTTACCTAGTTATCACGTCTTCACGACGAGGTCCACAGTTGACGTATGTAATCTCAAATTGTTCTTATCAACGATTTTAACAACATTTACGTAATGAAACATCGTCTGTCATCGTCGCCTATGGCAACatttacaacaacaaaaaactaaaatcagaaataaatgtcaaaaaaatttttgaaattaataattaattaaaaaaaattcattccaaatttaaaaaacattttctatgaatttttgtattaaaattaatagaaTATTCCCGAAGCAGTTTGAAATCATGACCGGTAGAGGGTGTGGAGTTCCTTGTTTTGGACAAAGTCGACGTCCACTTGTGACTCAGACAATATATAAAACCTCACGTCGCATGGCAATTCTTTCTACTCGTTTGCCGGCTCCTACAGCGTGAAGGTCAGTTGTGTGCATAACACTGGGTGTTATGTTGCTGCACGTTCTCTATACATTGTCATCGATTTAGTCAACAGGTCTTGGGTGAAAACAGGTTGAGCAAAATGAAACCGAAAATCGATTACAATTCGGACGGTGGTATGTGCAGTAGCTCTGCGAGTGCTTCCGGCGAAGACACCCCCAATCGTGATGGGGAGCGATGTCAAAGCCCCACGGATTTCGATTACACTTCCGGCAACAAATCTTTGGCGGAAAAGATTCGTTTACGAATTGAAAGTGGCGacaagtttttctctcttgaatTTTTCCCTCCACGAACAAAAGAAGGTGCTGTCAATCTCTTGGCTAGGTGAGGTTTGTTTTTAGTTGGTGTGCTCGTGTAATTGtcctaaccttttttttatcctcAAATAGATTCGAAAGATTGAGATTAGCTTGCCCCTTGTTTTGTGATGTCACATGGCATCCAGCGGGCAACCCAGGTGGGGATACGGAAACATCATCAATGACAATTGCCAGTGCTGCTCTCAACTATTGTGGCCTTGAAACCATGCTGCATTTAACGTGCTGCAATCTGAGTCGAGAAGATGTTACCAAGCACCTCAACAGAGCGAGGGAAATGGGAGTGAGGAGTATTCTCGCCCTCAGGGGAGGTGAGTTTGTTATtgtcatttgttgttgttctttgtTCGTTACGGTCTTGTATTAGgcaacgctagatggcgtaaATGCccttaaatgaaattaattttacccCTTTGATTATTTGACAGATCCACCGATCGGTCAAGATTGGCAGCCACCTGAAAATGGACTTCGATATGCCGTCGATTTAGTACGTCTCATTCGCGATCTTTTTGGCGACGATTTTAGCATCTGCGTGGCCGGTTACCCGACTGGCCATCCCGACGCTACTTCTTATGAAGATGATTTACTGCACCTCAAAGAAAaggtataaaaataatttattttacttatcGAAATTGTTCATTTTCATAAATTTCCCAACTGACAGGTTGACGCCGGGGCAGATTTCATCATCACGCAACTCTTTTTCCGCGCGGAAACGTTCATCAAGTTTGTCCGCGACTGCAGAGCTTTGGGCATTGACGTACCCATCATACCCGGAGTCATGCCTATACAGTCGTACGATTCACTGCGTCAAATCGccaaactttcaaaattagAAGTGCCACAGGAGATCACCGACATTTTGGCTCCTATGAAAGACAACGACGAAGCCATACGCAATTACGGCGTCCAGCAAGCTGTCACTCTGATTCGCGAGCTGTTCAATGCCGGAGTGGCTCCTGGCATTCACTTTTACACTTTGAACCGAGAAGTGGCAACGACAGCCATTTTGAAGCAATTGGGTCTTTGGGTCACAGATCCTAGACGTCCTCTACCGTGGCGAAGGGCGGCCAACGCCAAACGATCCACCGAGACTGTCCGTCCCATTTTCTGGTCGTCAAGACCCAAAGCTTACATTTACCGGACTCGTCATTGGGACGAGTTTCCAAATGGTCGTTGGGGAAAATCTGATTCACCCGCATTCGGAGAGCTCA
Proteins encoded in this window:
- the LOC124340562 gene encoding prostamide/prostaglandin F synthase-like, which produces MFCRLAAQELSLLSPRLSQENVRLVGIGLEELGVEEFVEKKFWDGELYIDEKKKSFNDLGYKRFSIWSLPGLLLSRIARSQAALGKERGVGGDLRGDGFQNGGLVVVGKGGKLLYSFVQENPADHAANEDILKALNLSGLMLDKSTDEQRPAAASPAACDQDVCSLKPKSPASSSD
- the LOC124340499 gene encoding methylenetetrahydrofolate reductase-like, producing the protein MKPKIDYNSDGGMCSSSASASGEDTPNRDGERCQSPTDFDYTSGNKSLAEKIRLRIESGDKFFSLEFFPPRTKEGAVNLLARFERLRLACPLFCDVTWHPAGNPGGDTETSSMTIASAALNYCGLETMLHLTCCNLSREDVTKHLNRAREMGVRSILALRGDPPIGQDWQPPENGLRYAVDLVRLIRDLFGDDFSICVAGYPTGHPDATSYEDDLLHLKEKVDAGADFIITQLFFRAETFIKFVRDCRALGIDVPIIPGVMPIQSYDSLRQIAKLSKLEVPQEITDILAPMKDNDEAIRNYGVQQAVTLIRELFNAGVAPGIHFYTLNREVATTAILKQLGLWVTDPRRPLPWRRAANAKRSTETVRPIFWSSRPKAYIYRTRHWDEFPNGRWGKSDSPAFGELKDYYLFYLKSKSSKDDLLRMWGEELCSEQDVWDVFHCYLSGQLNKSGCKITKIAWNDEELSSETSLLQEKLSEFNKKGVLTINSQPNVNGAPSDDPVVGWGPRGGYVYQKAYLEFFTCQANVQALLKVLPSFSRVNFHIINSNGKADYTNCHRHRPVAVTWGVFPGREVLQPTVVDPVSFKVWKDEAFALWREQWGKLYPEGSSSRDLLTRISETYYLVNLVDNDFPRESCLWDLLNAMFAQRQLDNMSDFIQQDSDVHLGDDFDDALKMMRRQHSRGDTSYTHYTMEELVEAAHRQEVHSDEIVTGEGHQ
- the LOC124340506 gene encoding growth/differentiation factor 8-like, which encodes MLCKVSTGSCRDRRPSITATTNNNMLATIVVVVLMGVCWPEQVAAAQLHHHQTSAGSYPSSYNLNKNLNYNDQKYNQQHPHRHQHHLTDRQQPTPSSTTTTGYPEAAGDGMDYENEDNSDGHGNNFVNDASSRADGSLSSGAGGSSSSGSLMGLLPEPGSYIPSNCTSCIQREELRRRNLEVIKDQILSKLGMQRAPNMTGRLPPRIPPLDHLLDLYGMQGDAPPAGGHSRGGHNSHHHHQQSDQAFQTGPVYDEEEDDFHARTEKVIAFSQHLPHVRQALKRTESTTTKGMESIYFKFSDKVTRSSKVDKAHLWLYIQNQLPGTSPSSQPIVQSPGSNSHHHQQAQVISKTASAANNASTVWIYIYKVVRVPDGESPVLNPVRMTRVALPPLLELVDKVPATGKHNINNNQQQQSGGWVSFEVRKVVADWFRWPEDNLGLVVHAVHGDHGPPPSFTVGGPSTPPPQPSPSSAGKPVPFIVNDHLHADGALMPFVEVVTTDGRKQRTKRTIGLNCDETSSETRCCRYPLTVDFVEFGWDWIIAPKKYEANYCSGECPYVFLQKYPHTHIVQQANPAGTAGPCCAPRKMSPISMLYFDNEFNIIHGNLPGMVVDRCGCS